In the genome of Salipiger sp. CCB-MM3, one region contains:
- a CDS encoding amidase, whose product MSVMELSACDLAAEVRARRITPLEVAQAARARVAEMNPQLNALTLVNPRLEAEAESVAARLAEGEDLPLAGVPVVIKDNIWVKGLPITQGSRLFADFIAPEDARAVARLRAAGAMILGIGTCSEFACKGATKTPLHGITRNPVDPSRTPGGSSGGSVAAVAAGMAPLALGTDAGGSSRRPPAHVGVIGFKPTQDLVPYGPGFDEPVWGISVIAPIARHMEDIQLAMSVLADVPRAEPLRGSFAASADFGLGQLLDPDVDLAFAAAMDALRGAGHSLTEAAPEWAGLDGMAIMPLQYAGLAALFGDRWQQDPALFDPDLGAQIDSGLRLSGRAVAQAHQAGHRMAQILRDFLTRFDVVITPTTPCAAWPAEDSAPATIAGARCGGRDHAAFTPQANHSGCPAISLPCGRDREGLPLGLQIIAAPGRDAALLALAAEIAPLLKRIDIFQKEAP is encoded by the coding sequence ATGAGCGTGATGGAGCTTTCCGCCTGCGATCTTGCCGCCGAGGTGCGCGCGCGGCGCATCACGCCGCTTGAGGTAGCGCAGGCCGCGCGGGCGCGCGTCGCGGAGATGAACCCGCAGCTGAACGCGCTGACGCTGGTGAACCCTCGCCTTGAGGCCGAGGCCGAAAGCGTGGCCGCGCGCCTTGCCGAGGGTGAGGATCTGCCGCTCGCCGGGGTGCCGGTGGTCATCAAGGACAACATTTGGGTGAAGGGCCTGCCGATCACCCAAGGCTCGAGGTTGTTTGCCGATTTCATCGCGCCCGAGGACGCGCGGGCCGTGGCCCGGCTGCGCGCAGCGGGGGCGATGATCCTCGGCATCGGCACCTGTTCCGAGTTCGCCTGCAAGGGCGCCACCAAAACGCCGCTGCACGGCATCACCCGCAACCCTGTCGACCCGTCGCGAACGCCGGGTGGTTCCTCTGGCGGCTCGGTGGCCGCTGTGGCGGCAGGGATGGCGCCGCTGGCGCTTGGCACCGATGCGGGCGGCTCCAGCCGGCGTCCGCCTGCGCATGTGGGGGTGATCGGCTTCAAGCCGACGCAGGATCTGGTGCCTTACGGTCCCGGTTTCGACGAGCCGGTCTGGGGGATCTCGGTCATCGCGCCAATCGCGCGCCATATGGAGGACATCCAGCTTGCCATGTCGGTGTTGGCAGACGTGCCGCGGGCCGAGCCGCTGCGCGGCTCCTTCGCGGCCAGTGCGGATTTCGGCCTTGGCCAGCTGCTGGACCCGGATGTCGATCTGGCCTTCGCTGCCGCGATGGATGCCCTGCGCGGCGCCGGTCACAGCCTGACCGAGGCGGCGCCCGAGTGGGCAGGGCTGGACGGGATGGCCATCATGCCGCTGCAATACGCGGGGCTGGCGGCGCTCTTCGGGGATCGCTGGCAGCAGGATCCTGCGCTCTTTGATCCCGATCTCGGCGCGCAGATCGACAGCGGCCTGCGGCTCTCGGGCCGCGCGGTGGCGCAGGCGCATCAGGCCGGGCACCGCATGGCCCAGATCCTGCGCGATTTCCTCACCCGCTTTGACGTGGTGATCACCCCGACCACGCCCTGCGCCGCATGGCCCGCCGAAGACAGCGCGCCCGCCACCATCGCTGGTGCCCGCTGCGGCGGTCGCGATCACGCCGCCTTCACCCCGCAGGCCAACCACTCCGGCTGCCCGGCGATTTCGCTGCCCTGTGGCCGGGATCGCGAGGGCCTGCCGTTGGGCTTGCAGATCATCGCCGCCCC
- a CDS encoding extracellular solute-binding protein, translated as MTRLTHRGLTRRSLLKTSAFAAAGTLATPALLRAQSSELVIGCAGSHTAWMEEIVVPHMKEAIGADILFEGTKSSVNLEKMASNKDQPYLSVVQMDDPVMIQAVEADLLTPITAEAVPNMTDLRGDAVHMDGMWCNYVQPWAGVAYNTDYSEGVPSWDALWDPANAGQVIIPSLQNTEGMWTLFVAAMLGSGKPFSEAQYEIDAAFAKLEELKPNLLSVYSTMSQAFNLLEQGEITLLSGNFSSYTLPRKSEGVPVDLAAPKEGIFAMPSGICLVKGGPNPELAEAYVNEMLGEKMQSAIADFASSVPANTTVKAGAVIPEGVQIYSPDWAFVAANRRAWIERFDKLMAL; from the coding sequence ATGACCCGCCTCACGCACCGTGGCCTCACCCGCCGCTCGCTGCTCAAGACCTCGGCCTTTGCCGCCGCTGGAACGCTGGCCACGCCCGCGCTGCTGCGCGCGCAATCCTCTGAACTGGTGATCGGCTGTGCCGGATCGCACACCGCCTGGATGGAAGAGATCGTCGTGCCTCATATGAAAGAGGCGATCGGCGCGGATATTCTGTTCGAGGGCACCAAATCCTCGGTCAACCTTGAAAAGATGGCCTCGAACAAGGACCAGCCGTATCTGTCGGTCGTGCAGATGGACGATCCGGTGATGATCCAAGCGGTCGAGGCCGATCTGCTGACCCCGATCACCGCCGAGGCCGTGCCCAATATGACCGACCTGCGCGGCGATGCGGTGCATATGGACGGCATGTGGTGCAACTATGTCCAGCCGTGGGCGGGCGTGGCTTATAACACCGACTATTCCGAGGGCGTGCCGTCGTGGGACGCGCTTTGGGATCCGGCCAACGCGGGGCAGGTGATCATCCCTTCGCTGCAGAACACCGAAGGCATGTGGACGCTGTTTGTCGCGGCGATGCTGGGCTCGGGCAAGCCGTTCTCGGAAGCGCAGTACGAGATCGACGCGGCCTTCGCCAAGCTCGAGGAGCTCAAGCCCAACCTGCTGTCGGTCTATTCGACCATGAGCCAAGCCTTCAACTTGCTGGAACAGGGCGAGATCACGCTGCTGTCGGGCAATTTCTCGTCCTACACGCTGCCGCGCAAATCCGAAGGCGTACCGGTCGATCTGGCCGCGCCGAAGGAAGGCATTTTTGCCATGCCGTCGGGCATCTGCCTTGTGAAGGGCGGGCCGAACCCGGAGCTGGCCGAGGCCTATGTGAACGAGATGCTGGGCGAGAAGATGCAGTCGGCCATTGCCGATTTCGCCTCTTCGGTGCCCGCCAACACCACGGTCAAGGCGGGCGCGGTGATCCCCGAGGGCGTGCAGATCTACAGCCCCGACTGGGCCTTCGTCGCCGCCAACCGCCGCGCGTGGATCGAGCGTTTCGACAAGCTGATGGCGCTCTGA
- a CDS encoding ABC transporter ATP-binding protein has protein sequence MLDMTQDPTPGDRRYLDVWGVAKSFKGTSVMSGMNFRVDRGELVSLLGPSGCGKTTLLRIIAGLMEADEGSVVLGGRDISRFPAHKRNVSVVFQNYALFPHLTVAENVAFGLRARGTPKAQISAPVDEALRLVRMEGFAGRPISALSGGQQQRVAVARALVVGPDLLLLDEPFSALDRKLRETMQVELKSLLRDRGITAIFVTHDQEEAMGVSDRIAVMNAGKIEQFADPSTLYARPASPFVMDFVGLSATIMGTVAASEGGLLTLDTPYGPLRARGDLPVGGAAQIGVRPELISVGQGENSLSVVLEDVMVLGSKTVLHGRAAEGDRILCELPGIRSGLARGETVQLGWEIADTLVYGGAA, from the coding sequence ATGTTGGACATGACCCAAGACCCCACTCCGGGCGATCGCCGCTACCTCGACGTCTGGGGCGTTGCGAAATCCTTCAAAGGCACAAGCGTCATGTCCGGCATGAACTTCCGGGTGGACCGGGGAGAGCTTGTCTCTCTCCTCGGTCCCTCGGGCTGCGGCAAGACCACGCTTTTGCGCATCATCGCCGGGCTGATGGAGGCCGACGAGGGCTCGGTGGTGCTGGGCGGGCGCGACATCAGCCGCTTTCCCGCGCATAAGCGCAACGTTTCGGTGGTGTTCCAGAACTACGCGCTGTTCCCGCATCTGACCGTGGCCGAGAATGTCGCCTTCGGGCTGCGGGCGCGCGGCACCCCCAAGGCGCAGATTTCTGCCCCGGTGGACGAGGCGCTGCGCCTCGTGCGCATGGAGGGATTTGCGGGCCGCCCGATCTCGGCGCTGTCGGGTGGTCAGCAGCAGCGCGTCGCCGTGGCGCGGGCGCTGGTGGTGGGGCCGGACCTGCTGCTGCTCGACGAGCCGTTCTCTGCCCTCGACCGCAAGCTGCGCGAGACCATGCAGGTGGAGCTGAAATCGCTGCTGCGCGACCGCGGGATCACCGCCATCTTTGTCACCCACGATCAGGAAGAGGCGATGGGCGTGTCGGACCGGATCGCGGTGATGAACGCCGGGAAGATCGAGCAGTTTGCCGACCCGTCGACGCTCTATGCCCGCCCGGCCTCGCCTTTTGTCATGGATTTCGTCGGGCTTTCCGCGACCATCATGGGCACCGTCGCCGCCTCCGAGGGCGGTCTTTTGACGCTCGACACACCCTACGGCCCCTTGCGTGCCCGCGGCGATCTTCCGGTTGGCGGCGCGGCGCAGATCGGCGTGCGGCCAGAGCTTATCTCGGTGGGGCAGGGCGAGAACAGCCTGTCGGTCGTGCTGGAGGACGTGATGGTTCTGGGCTCCAAGACCGTGCTGCATGGCCGCGCCGCCGAGGGGGACCGCATCCTGTGCGAACTGCCCGGCATCCGCAGCGGTCTGGCGCGAGGTGAGACCGTTCAGCTTGGCTGGGAGATCGCCGACACGCTGGTCTATGGAGGCGCCGCATGA
- a CDS encoding ABC transporter permease — protein sequence MIRRVDRLSLLAVPALGYLAVIYALPLVMLLAKSVRTPEGFSLAEYADFFADEYNMRVLWRTLRVAGLTTLLALVIAYPTAFAMSRAKGGWLTVFLVAMVLPMSLGVVVKAFAWSILFRANGALNGALQWIGLIDRPIRMMFTETALIVGAANVFLPFMVLPIYAVVRQLDQRLPEAAASLGATPMFRFFNVTLPLTLPGVVAGSAFTFSLAVSMYVIPSLIVGERQQTLSMLIARSFLYLRNEPLGSTISAVLLGIAVLVVVLSSWLARRLGART from the coding sequence ATGATCCGCCGCGTCGACCGTCTTTCGCTGCTCGCGGTCCCCGCGCTGGGGTATCTGGCGGTGATCTATGCGCTGCCTCTGGTCATGCTGCTGGCCAAATCGGTGCGCACGCCGGAAGGATTTTCACTCGCCGAATACGCCGATTTCTTTGCCGATGAGTATAACATGCGGGTGCTCTGGCGCACGCTGCGCGTTGCCGGGCTGACCACCTTGCTGGCGCTGGTCATCGCCTATCCCACCGCCTTCGCCATGAGCCGCGCCAAGGGTGGATGGCTGACGGTCTTTCTGGTGGCCATGGTGCTGCCGATGTCGCTGGGGGTGGTGGTCAAAGCCTTTGCGTGGTCGATCCTGTTCCGCGCCAATGGCGCGCTGAACGGAGCGCTGCAATGGATTGGCCTGATCGACCGGCCCATCCGCATGATGTTCACCGAAACCGCGCTGATCGTCGGGGCGGCGAATGTGTTCCTGCCGTTCATGGTACTGCCGATCTACGCCGTGGTGCGCCAGCTTGACCAGCGCCTGCCCGAAGCCGCCGCCTCGCTTGGGGCCACGCCGATGTTCCGCTTCTTCAACGTCACGCTGCCGCTGACCCTGCCGGGGGTGGTGGCGGGCTCGGCCTTCACCTTCTCGCTGGCGGTGTCGATGTATGTGATCCCTTCGCTCATCGTCGGCGAGCGCCAGCAGACGCTGTCGATGCTCATCGCGCGCTCGTTCCTTTATCTCCGCAACGAGCCGCTTGGCTCCACCATCTCGGCGGTGCTCTTGGGCATCGCGGTGCTGGTGGTGGTGCTCTCGAGTTGGCTGGCCCGCAGGCTGGGAGCCCGCACATGA
- a CDS encoding polysaccharide deacetylase family protein, with amino-acid sequence MSFDRDDRRDFRGYFGAEPAPCWPGDARLAVSFVVNVEEGAEYSIGDGDARNEFTYEIREEVEHAPDLCMESHFAYGTRQGYARIAKAFDKVGAKATFSTCGRVAERAPWLLQDAVARGHEVSCHGWLWERHANMARAEEEAVIERTHAAITRACGVAPVGWHTRSSASVNTRPLLKARGDFLYDSDAYDDDIPRMDGGHVILPYAFDTNDMRFSPGGGFVQARDFSDYVIGAFERLYDEGGAAVRMLSVGLHLRLIGRAGRIAGLEDVLAHISAHEGVWIAPRRDIAAHWAQVQESQG; translated from the coding sequence ATGAGTTTTGACAGGGACGACCGCCGCGACTTCCGGGGTTATTTCGGCGCCGAGCCAGCGCCTTGCTGGCCGGGGGACGCGCGCCTCGCCGTCTCCTTCGTGGTCAACGTGGAGGAGGGCGCGGAATATTCAATCGGCGACGGCGACGCGCGCAACGAGTTCACCTATGAGATCCGCGAAGAGGTCGAGCACGCGCCGGATCTCTGTATGGAGAGCCACTTCGCCTATGGCACGCGGCAGGGCTATGCGCGGATCGCCAAGGCCTTTGACAAGGTGGGTGCCAAGGCGACCTTCTCGACCTGCGGGCGGGTGGCCGAGCGCGCGCCGTGGCTGCTGCAGGACGCGGTGGCGCGGGGGCACGAAGTCTCTTGCCACGGCTGGCTGTGGGAGCGTCACGCCAATATGGCGCGCGCCGAGGAAGAGGCGGTGATCGAGCGCACCCATGCCGCCATCACCCGCGCCTGCGGTGTGGCCCCGGTGGGCTGGCACACCCGCTCTTCGGCCTCGGTGAACACGCGGCCGCTGCTGAAGGCGCGGGGCGATTTCCTCTATGACAGCGACGCTTATGACGATGACATCCCTCGCATGGACGGCGGCCATGTGATCCTGCCTTATGCGTTCGATACCAATGACATGCGCTTCTCTCCGGGGGGCGGCTTCGTGCAGGCGCGCGATTTCTCGGACTATGTGATCGGCGCGTTCGAGCGGCTCTACGACGAAGGCGGCGCGGCGGTGCGGATGCTCTCGGTCGGTCTGCATCTGCGTCTGATCGGCCGCGCTGGCCGGATCGCAGGGCTCGAGGATGTGCTGGCGCATATTTCGGCCCACGAAGGGGTGTGGATCGCCCCGCGCCGCGACATCGCTGCGCACTGGGCGCAGGTACAGGAGAGTCAAGGATGA
- a CDS encoding ABC transporter permease yields MTQTDRIFRALSWSVGLACVAFLMLPIVITIAASFTSSPVYTLPPPEWSLRWYASLGKRSGLRDAVLLSLNLALISTLISLVLGTLASVAVTRGQFRGREAIATFAVSPLMMPGLVVGVALLQFFREIGLRDAYWSLLLGHIVITLPFVMRTLLASMAAFDFSLIDAARTLGLSYPKAILKVLVPSLAPAYLTSGLFAFLASMDNYPISIFLTDARNKTLPIKMLQYLEEQPDPSLAAMSSGLILLAIIVLVLGARTVGLNRMIQG; encoded by the coding sequence ATGACCCAGACAGACCGTATCTTCCGCGCCCTCTCGTGGAGCGTGGGGCTGGCCTGCGTCGCCTTCCTGATGCTGCCCATCGTGATCACCATCGCGGCCTCTTTCACCTCTTCGCCGGTCTACACGCTGCCGCCGCCCGAATGGTCGCTGCGCTGGTACGCCTCGCTGGGCAAGCGCAGCGGGCTGCGGGACGCGGTGCTGCTGTCGCTGAACCTTGCGCTGATCTCCACGCTGATCTCGCTGGTGCTGGGCACGCTGGCCTCGGTTGCTGTCACCCGTGGCCAGTTCCGCGGTCGCGAGGCGATCGCCACTTTCGCCGTCTCGCCGCTGATGATGCCAGGCCTGGTAGTGGGCGTGGCGCTGCTGCAGTTCTTCCGCGAGATCGGCCTGCGCGACGCCTATTGGTCACTGCTGCTGGGCCATATCGTGATCACGCTGCCCTTCGTGATGCGCACGCTGCTGGCCTCTATGGCGGCCTTCGACTTCTCGCTGATCGATGCGGCGCGGACGCTGGGGCTGAGCTATCCCAAGGCGATCCTCAAGGTGCTCGTGCCAAGCCTTGCGCCCGCCTATCTGACCTCGGGGCTCTTCGCCTTCCTCGCGTCGATGGACAACTACCCGATCTCGATCTTCCTCACCGACGCGCGCAACAAGACGCTGCCGATCAAGATGCTGCAATACCTCGAGGAACAGCCCGATCCGTCGCTGGCGGCCATGTCCTCGGGGCTGATCCTGCTGGCGATCATCGTGCTGGTCTTAGGCGCGCGCACCGTCGGCCTCAATCGTATGATCCAAGGGTAA